The DNA segment TGTTTTCTGTTTCTTTAAAGGTAAACCTCCGTATAAGATAAACTatacacaataatatacaataattttCGTCAAAATACGTTCCGATAGGATCATCTGATAATACTGCACCAGCGTGACCATCCCAGGCTGTGtggcttccccaaaatggcagcgtGTCCGGTAAACTAGCTAATTTCCGAAAGTTATTTTTTCCCCCATGAAAGCTAATTTTAAAGCTGTTTAAAACGAGTTACGATTTGATGGGGTGTAGAATGTTGAAATTGAACTGTTCTTGCTATGTTTCTTCAacgaatgtattttttaaaaagctggaAAAACAACCCTCAAATCGCTATGAATTGACGTATTTGTCACAATAGCAATGCAGTCACTCCTGCCACCAGGCGGGGGCGCTGTTCTGCCTGTGCAAGTTGATTGAATGGTAATACTGCATATAAACTATACAACAGAAATAGTACTTCAGTTCAATTCACAATACATTTGTGGTACTAAAGCACAAAAAAGGAATACATTTACCATGAACAATGTAGCATATACAATATGTAACCGCATCATTTGACTTGAAACACAAGGTGCTTCTTATGGGCTTTCGACGACTGAAATGTTCCTGAATGACATTAATTATTTAAAGTAATGATTTCAGGTAATTGTTGCGAGAACTGCAGGTTTTAAAACGAATCGATGACAAGTCATGAGGTCAACGAAGCGATGAGGGAAAGATTTTAAACAGCAGCAGCTAATGAAGGCAACAAATAACCAACTGTCACCTTGTCATCGCCTcacaacttgtgtgtgtgtgtgtgtgtgtgtgtgtgtgcaggcggaGGCGCTGCAGGCTTTCATGGACGAGGCTGAAAGTAGAGTTGGCCTCTCGGTGGAAAAGAAGGCCAGCGTCATCCCTCGGGTGAGGATGtgacagctgtcaatcaagtgTTGCGTTTTTCtcaaaacacaattttattgTTTTGGCTGATCTGTGTGGTAAAAGAAGCGCATTTGTGTGTCCCAGTGTGACGTCGGCGAGCGTTGCGCAATGAAACACGGACCCCGAATCGGCCGACTGTGCGACTGTCTGCGAGGGACGGCGTGCAACACCTTCTTCCTGCGCTGCTACTGAAGGCCGGCTAATGTTCTGTCGACACACcgtgaataaaaacatattgcTACACTTTGACCCCGTGTGACCTCACATGTTTCACACCCTCGCTGTCTTTTGtcaaatgaacatttttcctgactttcactttcattgtaAGCCATCAAGTCGCTCATGCGTTGAATAAAAGCTAAAGTAGTCCAGTATGTCTTACTTGTCGTTCATTCGCCAATCACCTTCAGACAATTCCGTAAGTCACGACTAATCTAGCACCGCCCCTTCAGGTACCCTACCTCACAGCTTGGTCGCCCAATGAGACTGTACCAAAAAAGGTCACAAGTTGCGTCCTGTCGGGCGGCTTAAGGAGTATCTTTGCTAATCGTACGATCGTCCAATCAGAGACGAGCGCGGTGACGTGGGTGTGATGCACGGAAGCTTCTTTTCATTTCTCAATTTCTAATGCAGGATGCTTATCAGCGGGATGACATTTATTCCTCAGATAAGAGCTTCTAACAACACACATCTATTAGCTGTGTAGCATGAAAGGACATCGTGGCCTTTTCACACCAAGACACcgctgtctgtgtgtgtttgtgtgtgtgtgtgtgtgtgtgtgcggcgtaaagaaaaaaaagtaatgacaAATAAAGGATGCCCTTTGTGTATCCTTGTATTAAAATACAAGCATGAATGTATTAAATATCAATGTCTCCTGACCAAGACAGACATTACAAATTCCTTATGTAAAACATAAGtatagtggctatttgtccttcaaaaataaacttaacttaaactataatcaaaaggccactgatgcaccacaGGTTGTGTTTTAcacaggcaaaagagtcattgtccaaacaatcttgttccgtttcttcgtatttccttttattaccaagcaagcaaacaaaaaaggaacataGACCTTGTCTCCTGTTTCCTCTCTTGCTCTGGTACAAAAACCGTAGGCCCACCCGTaggcatgctggtcctgtgagcactgcctacctaaatatattgcaggttcccagggtgttatccaatgaaataaactaactactaattaaccccaacaaaatatgatagataaacaaataaataactaacaagaaaatattatcaagtaatccaaacaaaacaacaacaacaaaaaataaatcaacagatattagaaacctaggaacacactactaaatagtgtaatactattaatactaaatataaataagatTATAACACACTATATTACAACTACTATACTAAATTGTACATATAAACGCCATTCTTAGGTATATATATTCCTGGATATAACGCTATTATAGCGTCGCtgttgttttattgtgaaaCATCACACCGGACGTGAGACCGTATTGCTTCCGTAAATAGTCTCGTCGTAATTCGACCGCCATTCGTAGTAACGACGCAATTCTGCGTAAATGATGGACCAGCACACTGACACGAAAGCGGTGATCGAAGGTTTGTGATATGTGTactttataaatatgttttaccAACAAAGTTGAGACATTGCTTGGCTAAAGCTAGCTAAACGTTCAGACAGACTGTTAGCCGCGGCTAGCTCCTGCGAGGGTCCAATTGCTGCACAACCTTTTTCGTCTtgcgtcttttttttgtttgagtcCCCCTTCACTAGGGTTGCCAACTCCGGAAAAAATAAATACGGAACCTGTTCAGAATCGAATGCTATTTGTTTTTACACACAGAGGGCGTCCTTTCCTGGTTGATTATTCCAAAtcaaaaacacttcctgtttacttcctgtatATTGAAATTTTGCCTGTTTGTTTCGGTGCTCCCAGCAGATGTCCTCAAAGTGGTCGTCgtcaaagaggaggagccaGAGCCTGCCGACgtcaaagaggaagaggaggaggccgaCATCAGCAAGTTCCATGTGAAGAGCGAGGAAGAGGATGACGAGCAAGCCGAGTGGTCATCACAGCTTCATCACAGAGACGAGGAGACCAGTCACCCAGAAGGAGATTACATCTTCGCTCCGCTGTCAGACTGTGAAGACACAACGTCACGTTCCACTGACACGGACGACAGCGACCACGCTGAAGACGCCCTAAAGTCGAATAAACACTCAAAAGGCGTCCGCAACAAACACTTTCCATGTTCTCAATGCGACAAGAGCTTTGTCCATGAGAGGAATCTAAAAACTCACATGAGGatccacacgggagaaaaacctttcagctgCTCAATATGCGGCAAAACTTTCAGCCAGAGTGCAAATTTAGTTGTTCACTCTCGCAttcacaccggagagaaaccctttTCCTGCTCGCTTTGTGGCGGACGCTTCTCCCAAAAGGGACATTTACTAAGacacaaagcaacacacactGGAGACAAGACGTCTTTCTGTTCGCTTTGCAACTCTGCTTTCTATCATCGCTCGGCGTTCATTGAGCACATGAGGACGCATAGCGGcgaaaaaacattttcctgctCGGTCTGCCCCAAAAGATTCTCCAGAAGGGGCAATTTGATGACACACATGAGAACTCACACCGGCGAGAAACCCTTCTCTTGCATGGTTTGTGCCAAACGCTTCTCTCAAAAGGGACATTTGATGACGCACACAAGGACACACTCGGGTGGGAAACCTTTTTCCTGCTCGCTTTGTGCGAGGAGGTTCTCCCAGAAAGGACACATGATGTCACACATGAGGACGCACCGCAGAAACAACATGTTGATGCTCCAAGATGCGCAGATGAGACTCATGAGAACGCACTCAGATTAAAATTCATTGTGATTAAagatttttaatcatttgcaaAAGTTGCAAGACACAtcttttttgtgttgtcatgtttaatGTGTTTATTGCACGTTCTAATCCAAGACGAGAGCAGAGAAATGTAATACATACCTTTAACGTTGATGAATATGTTCATAACAAgggtcctcacaagggtcgcgggggggggggggggggggggtgctggagcctattccagctgtcttcggggtacaccctggactggtggccaaccaatcacagggcacatatagacaaacaaccattcacactcacattcatacctatggacaatttggagtggccaattaacctagcatgtttttggaatgtgggaggaaaccggagtacccggagaaaacccacgcatgcacggggagaacatgcaaactccacacagagatggccgagggtggaattgaatccgtgtttactcgctgtgaggtctgcgctctaaccacacgaccgccgtgcagccccaaaagtAGTCAACAAACggcaaatatacaataaaatatcacttttttgcAGGAATTTGCCTTCCTCTGCGTCACATCTGCCCTTCATCGGAACAATGAAGCTTCGGGTTgcgcaggggtgtcaaacgacAGCTGGATAAGTGGAGATGTTGCGGGGAGCATCCCTCATGACGGAAAAAGGCCCTTGTCTGTGTGGTG comes from the Doryrhamphus excisus isolate RoL2022-K1 chromosome 14, RoL_Dexc_1.0, whole genome shotgun sequence genome and includes:
- the LOC131101895 gene encoding gastrula zinc finger protein XlCGF8.2DB-like isoform X2 — its product is MMDQHTDTKAVIEDVLKVVVVKEEEPEPADVKEEEEEADISKFHVKSEEEDDEQAEWSSQLHHRDEETSHPEGDYIFAPLSDCEDTTSRSTDTDDSDHAEDALKSNKHSKGVRNKHFPCSQCDKSFVHERNLKTHMRIHTGEKPFSCSICGKTFSQSANLVVHSRIHTGEKPFSCSLCGGRFSQKGHLLRHKATHTGDKTSFCSLCNSAFYHRSAFIEHMRTHSGEKTFSCSVCPKRFSRRGNLMTHMRTHTGEKPFSCMVCAKRFSQKGHLMTHTRTHSGGKPFSCSLCARRFSQKGHMMSHMRTHRRNNMLMLQDAQMRLMRTHSD
- the LOC131101895 gene encoding gastrula zinc finger protein XlCGF8.2DB-like isoform X1, producing MMDQHTDTKAVIEADVLKVVVVKEEEPEPADVKEEEEEADISKFHVKSEEEDDEQAEWSSQLHHRDEETSHPEGDYIFAPLSDCEDTTSRSTDTDDSDHAEDALKSNKHSKGVRNKHFPCSQCDKSFVHERNLKTHMRIHTGEKPFSCSICGKTFSQSANLVVHSRIHTGEKPFSCSLCGGRFSQKGHLLRHKATHTGDKTSFCSLCNSAFYHRSAFIEHMRTHSGEKTFSCSVCPKRFSRRGNLMTHMRTHTGEKPFSCMVCAKRFSQKGHLMTHTRTHSGGKPFSCSLCARRFSQKGHMMSHMRTHRRNNMLMLQDAQMRLMRTHSD